A DNA window from Zingiber officinale cultivar Zhangliang chromosome 3A, Zo_v1.1, whole genome shotgun sequence contains the following coding sequences:
- the LOC122053214 gene encoding myb-related protein Hv33-like isoform X2, translating to MGRHSCCLKQKLRKGLWSPEEDEKLYNHIIRYGIGCWSTVPKLAGLQRCGKSCRLRWINYLRPDLKRGNFSQQEEDLIISLHEIMGNRWSQIALQLPGRTDNEIKNFWNSSLKKKLRQRGIDPSTHKPLSEVEAKGEATRALYSNANKGDAAVEQLPFMPGFDPFPLLEFHTCLDSLDNVNANIYTQFQQNMVEPIGQSECLANPGLCSYSRNILDGSDNFGYGESSSNSSNNWNCNINLSDEALNWASESKVNEVEAPEHKFNPWQEACFNVSRGSVASTEFNLDLF from the exons ATGGGACGGCATTCTTGCTGTCTCAAGCAGAAGCTGAGGAAAGGCTTGTGGTCTCCTGAAGAGGATGAGAAGCTCTACAACCACATCATCAGATATGGAATTGGCTGCTGGAGCACTGTGCCTAAATTAGCAG GGCTGCAGCGGTGTGGCAAAAGTTGCAggctcaggtggatcaactaccTCCGGCCGGATCTTAAAAGAGGCAACTTCTCACAGCAAGAAGAGGACTTGATCATAAGCCTGCATGAAATTATGGGAAACAG GTGGTCACAAATTGCATTGCAGTTGCCAGGGCGAACTGATAATGAGATCAAGAATTTCTGGAACTCAAGCCTGAAGAAGAAGCTCCGGCAGAGGGGAATCGACCCGAGTACCCACAAGCCCCTGAGTGAGGTAGAAGCAAAAGGGGAGGCTACCAGAGCTCTTTACTCCAATGCCAACAAAGGTGATGCTGCCGTTGAGCAGTTGCCATTTATGCCGGGCTTCGATCCCTTCCCGTTGCTCGAATTCCATACTTGTTTGGACTCCCTCGACAATGTTAATGCCAATATCTACACTCAATTCCAGCAAAACATGGTTGAACCAATAGGGCAGAGTGAGTGCTTGGCCAATCCAGGGTTATGTAGCTATAGCAGGAACATCTTAGATGGTTCAGATAATTTCGGCTATGGAGAAAGCTCAAGTAACAGCAGCAACAACTGGAACTGCAACATCAACCTATCAGATGAAGCCCTGAATTGGGCATCTGAGAGCAAGGTTAATGAGGTGGAAGCTCCTGAACACAAGTTCAACCCTTGGCAAGAAGCTTGCTTCAATGTGTCTCGAGGATCAGTGGCCAGTACTGAATTCAATCTTGATTTGTTCTAG
- the LOC122053214 gene encoding myb-related protein Hv33-like isoform X1: MGRHSCCLKQKLRKGLWSPEEDEKLYNHIIRYGIGCWSTVPKLAGLQRCGKSCRLRWINYLRPDLKRGNFSQQEEDLIISLHEIMGNRCRWSQIALQLPGRTDNEIKNFWNSSLKKKLRQRGIDPSTHKPLSEVEAKGEATRALYSNANKGDAAVEQLPFMPGFDPFPLLEFHTCLDSLDNVNANIYTQFQQNMVEPIGQSECLANPGLCSYSRNILDGSDNFGYGESSSNSSNNWNCNINLSDEALNWASESKVNEVEAPEHKFNPWQEACFNVSRGSVASTEFNLDLF, translated from the exons ATGGGACGGCATTCTTGCTGTCTCAAGCAGAAGCTGAGGAAAGGCTTGTGGTCTCCTGAAGAGGATGAGAAGCTCTACAACCACATCATCAGATATGGAATTGGCTGCTGGAGCACTGTGCCTAAATTAGCAG GGCTGCAGCGGTGTGGCAAAAGTTGCAggctcaggtggatcaactaccTCCGGCCGGATCTTAAAAGAGGCAACTTCTCACAGCAAGAAGAGGACTTGATCATAAGCCTGCATGAAATTATGGGAAACAG ATGCAGGTGGTCACAAATTGCATTGCAGTTGCCAGGGCGAACTGATAATGAGATCAAGAATTTCTGGAACTCAAGCCTGAAGAAGAAGCTCCGGCAGAGGGGAATCGACCCGAGTACCCACAAGCCCCTGAGTGAGGTAGAAGCAAAAGGGGAGGCTACCAGAGCTCTTTACTCCAATGCCAACAAAGGTGATGCTGCCGTTGAGCAGTTGCCATTTATGCCGGGCTTCGATCCCTTCCCGTTGCTCGAATTCCATACTTGTTTGGACTCCCTCGACAATGTTAATGCCAATATCTACACTCAATTCCAGCAAAACATGGTTGAACCAATAGGGCAGAGTGAGTGCTTGGCCAATCCAGGGTTATGTAGCTATAGCAGGAACATCTTAGATGGTTCAGATAATTTCGGCTATGGAGAAAGCTCAAGTAACAGCAGCAACAACTGGAACTGCAACATCAACCTATCAGATGAAGCCCTGAATTGGGCATCTGAGAGCAAGGTTAATGAGGTGGAAGCTCCTGAACACAAGTTCAACCCTTGGCAAGAAGCTTGCTTCAATGTGTCTCGAGGATCAGTGGCCAGTACTGAATTCAATCTTGATTTGTTCTAG